In the genome of Populus trichocarpa isolate Nisqually-1 chromosome 6, P.trichocarpa_v4.1, whole genome shotgun sequence, one region contains:
- the LOC18099791 gene encoding ricin, translated as MKQLKGNMKLWIVVAAYLLSTVLVASTEAGNMDSLAEDQTGRDMIIRSVVPKNDDVVSGSKSTQHIVGINNLCVDVFLELYFDGNLVQLYPCKSDGDVNQQWSLEKNGTIQSKGKCLATNGTSPGSYVFISDCNKVKASATIWKVQKDGSILNPSSSLVLTSKSGKSGSLLTLETNVYALRQGWRFTDVSKPSPKSIVGLWDYCLEFNKYVPKLAKCVENKTEQKWNFYADGSIRLDANTDLCLTSNGNTKGSLVLVVSCSPVSSNQRWTFGDSHGTAYFPILNVNNALVLDVSYSILNLFEIIIWKFNGGANQVWRLS; from the coding sequence ATGAAACAATTGAAAGGAAATATGAAGCTGTGGATTGTGGTGGCAGCATATCTTTTGTCGACTGTACTCGTGGCGAGTACAGAAGCTGGGAACATGGACTCATTGGCAGAAGATCAAACTGGGAGGGACATGATCATCCGCTCTGTCGTGCCAAAAAATGACGATGTTGTTTCTGGTTCAAAGTCCACACAACACATTGTTGGCATAAATAATTTGTGCGTTGACGTGTTTCTTGAACTCTACTTTGATGGAAACTTAGTTCAGTTGTACCCGTGTAAATCTGACGGAGATGTGAATCAACAATGGAGCTTGGAGAAGAACGGAACCATTCAATCTAAAGGCAAGTGTTTGGCCACAAACGGCACAAGTCCAGGAAGCTATGTATTTATCTCTGACTGCAACAAGGTGAAGGCTAGCGCCACAATTTGGAAAGTACAAAAGGATGGCTCCATCCTAAACCCCTCCTCGTCACTAGTTTTGACCTCAAAGTCAGGGAAAAGTGGCTCCCTACTCACCTTGGAAACCAATGTTTATGCCTTGCGCCAAGGTTGGCGTTTCACCGATGTTTCAAAACCATCACCGAAGTCCATTGTCGGGCTTTGGGACTACTGCTTGGAATTTAACAAATATGTCCCAAAGTTAGCCAAGTGCGTGGAGAACAAGACTGAACAAAAATGGAATTTTTACGCAGATGGTTCAATAAGGCTTGATGCAAACACAGATTTGTGCCTAACTAGTAATGGAAATACCAAAGGAAGCTTGGTCCTCGTTGTCTCTTGTAGCCCTGTGTCATCTAACCAACGTTGGACGTTTGGGGACAGCCACGGCACAGCTTATTTCCCCATTTTGAACGTGAATAATGCATTGGTGTTGGATGTGAGCTATTCCATTCTAAACCTGTTCGAAATAATTATTTGGAAATTCAACGGAGGAGCTAACCAGGTATGGCGTCTGTCGTAA